GCAGGGAAAAGACAGAAAGGAGGGAGAGCAGATGCATAGCCAGCGTAAGGTCAGGCTAAAAATAATCTAATTTAAGGAGAGTTGATAGTTTTTAAGCCTTCGTTTTTGGCTTCTTTTCTGGAAAACAGGCTAAAAACGAAGGCTTTCAGGAAGGAGGGCTTACCAGCCCAGTCGTTCTTTCAAGCTGGTGATGTGCGCTAAATGGTGCCGGCTGTGCCAGTCATACATGCCCACGGTCTGGAACAGGAACATCTCGCCGCCTTCTGGGTGCACAAAGGTGCGGTGCCACTGCGGGAACGTCATGGAACGCAACAGTAGGACCCAGCGCTGGTGCAGGGCGTCTAAGAGGTGCAAAGAGCTTTCAATGGGGGCCGTCTGGGCATCTGGTAGTTGGGCCCAGCCGTTCTCATCATAGGGTTTTATGACGGGGCGCTCCTCGGTTAAGGCCAGCCTGAAGCGGGTGTAGCTGTTCAGGTGGCTGTCTGGCAGGTGGTGCACCACTTGGCGTATGGTCCAGCCGCCGGGGCGGTAGGGCGTGTCTAACTGGGCCTCGGTGAGGCCTTCCACCGCGGCGCGCAGCTGGGCGGGCAGGGCGGCAATCACGTCAATGGATTGTTGGGTGAGCGTAGTCTGGTAAACCGACGGTAATTCACAGCGTCCCACCGGGAAACGCAGTTGTTCAAGGGAAAGGGTAGGTGTTTCCATACTCGCTAAGCTTAAGGGTTTACCAAATCTACCAAAATTAGAGGAGCATTCTGGCATAGTTTGCCTTTAATTTGCGTGCGTATTTCTACTGAATTTCACCCCGTGCGCTTTCTATAAAATTGCCGTTCCCTCATAACCAATTGCCGTGTTCAGGGGTTAACAAGAGAAAGCCGTTTTTGGGTTGTTTTCCAGAAAACAGGCCAAAAACGACACCCTCACCGCTATGCCAGAACTACCCGAAGTAGAGACCTATAGAAGATTTATTGAGGAGACCAGCCTGCACCAGCCCATTGCCGAGGTGGAGGTGCAAGACCCCAAGCGCCAGTTACAAGGAGATGTGGACGAGTTCAGACGCGCTTTGCGGGGCCACGCCTTCACGGGTACTCACCGCATTGGCAAGCAGCTGTTTCTTTTCACAGATCATGGCTGGGTGGTGACCATGCACTTTGGCATGACCGGCGATGTGGCCTATTACAAAGATGAAGCCGAGACTCCCCGGTTTGCCCGAGCCGTTTTTCATTTCCAGAATGGGTTCAGGCTGGCGTTCATAGATTCCAGGAAATTTGGCCGGATTGGCTTAACACCCAGCGTAGAAGCCTTCCAGAAACAGAAAAAGCTGGGCCCGGACGCCTTAACCATCACGGCAGAAGAGCTCGCTCAGGGCTTAGGCCAGAAGAAAGGCGTCCTCAAATCATTGCTCCTGGACCAGCGCATTGCGCCCGGCGTAGGCAATTGGATAGCAGATGAAGTCCTGTTCCAGGCCAAGCTCCACCCAGAACGCCGCGCCGATACGCTTACCCCAGAAGAGATTGAACGGCTGGCCGCTTCCATTAGAGAAGTTCTGGAAACCGCCGTTCGCGCCGAAGCCATTTACCGCGACTTCCCGGCGCATTACCTCATTCACGCGCGGGAGTGGGACGAAAGCCCTTCGGGCGGAGCCCAGGACGCGCACTTGCACTGCCCGCACTGCCAAACCAAGATTGAGAAAGACTACGTGGGCGGCCGGGCCACGTACTTCTGCCCGCAGTGCCAGATGTTGTAACTTGGGTTTGTGTAAGTAGCTGGTTATAATGTGTTTTAATGGAATCCTTATTGCCAGGCTCAGACCATAAGGTTAGTTAGGCTTTTTAGTCTGAGACTTTAGCCAGGCCAGCAGTTGTTGTTTCTGCGGCTCTGTGAGCTTACTCTCTGGATGCATGAGCGTGTAAGAAGACAAGGGCATCTCGCCTTCCGTCACCATCTCATAGCTTTCGTCTAATTTGTGCGCGGCCTTCTTGGGCGTATAGTCTCCCCACTCAGAAAAGTTGAGTTCCTGGCGGCCTTCGGTGATGTGCCGTTTCACCCACCAGGACACCGGGGCCACGTTGGTGTACCAGGGATAAATGCTCTTGTTGGAATGGCAGTCATAGCAAGACGCCTTAAGCATGTTTGCCACAGCCTGCGGCGGGTTCTTAAGCGCTATGAAATCCTTGGCCGGGTCTGCGGGCGGGTTGGTTTTGTCTATACGTATGAATTGGATAAGGACAAGCAGACCTAGAATAGCCCAGAGAATCTTGGTTTTCTTTTTCATGCAGAGGAGGTTTTAGTCTGGCAAAATGTAATCAATTCCATTGAATCACTACAGATGATAGTTGTCATTTTTGGGCTGTTTTTCAGGAAACAAGCCAAAAACGACGTTGGCTCAGCAGTTTTAGAATGGATAGCCAATGGCCAGGTTCAGGACACCGGTGCCAAACAGGCCGCCGTTGCTGGGACGAGTGGTAGTGCGGTAGTTGGGGTCCCGCAGCGGGTAGGCCAGATCAAAGCGCACTACAAAAAACTGCACGTCTATGCGCACGCCGGCACCGGCGCCCACCGCCAGCTGGCTCATGAAATTGCCGCCAAACTCGCCGCCCGGGCGGTCTGGGTCTTGGTCATACAGCCACACGTTGCCGGCATCTACAAACAAAGCGCCTTTCAGGTAGGGGTCCAGCAGCGGGAACCTGAACTCGGCGTTGCCTTCCAGCCTGATGTCGCCGGTCTGGTCAAAGTAGGAGAAGGTACGGCTGGGGTCTTCGGGGTCAATGTCCTGGGTAGGGTCATACACGCCCGGGCCAATGCTGCGCGCCGGAAACGCCCGTATGCTGTTGGGCCCGCCAATGCCATATTGTTTGATGTAAGGCAGCACGCTGGAGTTGCCGTACGGGATGCCCACGCCGCCCAGCAGTCGCGTGGCCAGCACCAGCTTGTCTGTAATGTTAAAATAGTAGCGGGTTTCCAGGTCTGTCTTCACGTACTGTGAGATGGCCTGGCCCGCCAGCGTGTTCGGGAACTCAGGGTCTGCCGGCCGCTTGTTCTTGGCCCTGAAGATGAGGCCCCACAAACCGCCAGACAAATCAATGCCCGGACTGATGTAAAACTGGTGCGTACGGTTGGCAATGCCCTGGGTGTTGAACACCAACCGGTAATTACCCCCAATAATGAACTGCTGGTCAAAGGAGCGGGCCAGAAAGGGGCGGGTTCTCAGAATCTCGGCGAAGGCGGCGCTGGTGTCTGACAATTGCGCAAACTGCACCTGCACCGGGTTTACCACAAATTCTGTGGT
The nucleotide sequence above comes from Nibribacter ruber. Encoded proteins:
- the mutM gene encoding DNA-formamidopyrimidine glycosylase translates to MFSRKQAKNDTLTAMPELPEVETYRRFIEETSLHQPIAEVEVQDPKRQLQGDVDEFRRALRGHAFTGTHRIGKQLFLFTDHGWVVTMHFGMTGDVAYYKDEAETPRFARAVFHFQNGFRLAFIDSRKFGRIGLTPSVEAFQKQKKLGPDALTITAEELAQGLGQKKGVLKSLLLDQRIAPGVGNWIADEVLFQAKLHPERRADTLTPEEIERLAASIREVLETAVRAEAIYRDFPAHYLIHAREWDESPSGGAQDAHLHCPHCQTKIEKDYVGGRATYFCPQCQML
- a CDS encoding heme-binding domain-containing protein; its protein translation is MKKKTKILWAILGLLVLIQFIRIDKTNPPADPAKDFIALKNPPQAVANMLKASCYDCHSNKSIYPWYTNVAPVSWWVKRHITEGRQELNFSEWGDYTPKKAAHKLDESYEMVTEGEMPLSSYTLMHPESKLTEPQKQQLLAWLKSQTKKPN
- a CDS encoding YfiT family bacillithiol transferase; the encoded protein is METPTLSLEQLRFPVGRCELPSVYQTTLTQQSIDVIAALPAQLRAAVEGLTEAQLDTPYRPGGWTIRQVVHHLPDSHLNSYTRFRLALTEERPVIKPYDENGWAQLPDAQTAPIESSLHLLDALHQRWVLLLRSMTFPQWHRTFVHPEGGEMFLFQTVGMYDWHSRHHLAHITSLKERLGW